The Rhodocytophaga rosea genome has a segment encoding these proteins:
- a CDS encoding ABC transporter permease, translating to MLRNYLLIATKVLMRRKFFTFISLFGISFTLVVLMVATAMLDNIFGSHAPEIKTDRTLGVYFMRMHNDEGFNMNGPPGYKFLNTYVRTLPGAEKISIHSVMQGVDIYKNGEALPLYLKYTDGEFWNIMEFEFIEGRPLTSDDEKNANAVAVINQATSRQLFGEGSALGKSIDVGGRNYQVVGVVNNVSILRFTCFSDVWVPISTQPSSIYKDKFMDNFMASILAKSPDDLPLIKSDFAAMLTKVELPDKNLNKLQVNADTFFETISRQLLSGSDQDNRSGMMITIIICIMILFMILPTINLVNINISRIIERSSEIGVRKAFGASSNILVGQFIVENLLLTLVGGIVGFMLSYFVLQYINQQALIRYADLQLNVRIFGYGLLTIVFFGLLSGVYPAWKMSKLNPVDALKGGSK from the coding sequence ATGTTAAGAAATTATTTATTAATCGCCACGAAAGTACTTATGCGGCGCAAGTTCTTCACTTTCATCAGCTTGTTTGGCATCAGCTTTACACTGGTGGTGCTTATGGTAGCCACTGCCATGCTCGACAATATATTTGGTTCGCACGCACCTGAAATAAAAACAGACCGCACACTTGGAGTGTATTTTATGCGGATGCATAATGATGAAGGTTTTAACATGAATGGCCCACCAGGATACAAATTTTTAAATACCTATGTACGCACTTTGCCTGGTGCTGAAAAAATATCCATACACTCCGTAATGCAAGGAGTAGATATCTATAAAAATGGTGAAGCGTTGCCTCTGTATCTGAAGTATACCGACGGCGAGTTCTGGAACATTATGGAATTTGAGTTTATAGAAGGCCGTCCTTTAACAAGCGACGATGAAAAGAATGCCAATGCTGTAGCCGTAATTAACCAGGCTACCAGTCGGCAGTTATTTGGTGAGGGATCTGCGTTGGGCAAATCAATTGATGTGGGTGGCAGGAATTACCAGGTGGTAGGTGTGGTGAATAATGTTTCTATCCTGCGTTTTACTTGTTTTTCTGATGTTTGGGTACCCATTAGTACACAGCCTTCTTCAATTTATAAAGATAAATTCATGGATAATTTTATGGCGAGTATTTTAGCAAAGAGCCCTGATGATCTTCCGCTTATTAAATCTGATTTTGCTGCTATGCTCACCAAAGTAGAATTGCCAGATAAAAACCTTAATAAACTCCAGGTAAATGCGGATACTTTCTTCGAAACCATATCCAGGCAATTGCTCAGTGGCTCTGACCAGGATAACCGTTCCGGAATGATGATTACTATTATTATTTGTATTATGATCTTATTTATGATTTTGCCTACTATCAATCTGGTAAATATTAACATTAGCCGCATTATTGAAAGATCCTCAGAAATAGGAGTACGCAAAGCGTTTGGCGCCTCTTCCAATATACTTGTGGGCCAGTTTATCGTGGAAAACCTCTTGCTCACCTTAGTAGGTGGTATAGTAGGCTTTATGTTATCTTATTTTGTGCTACAATATATTAATCAGCAAGCACTGATTCGCTATGCCGACCTGCAACTGAATGTGCGCATCTTTGGTTACGGATTACTTACTATTGTATTCTTTGGCTTACTATCCGGCGTATATCCGGCCTGGAAAATGTCTAAACTTAACCCGGTTGATGCACTGAAAGGAGGCTCCAAATGA
- a CDS encoding PadR family transcriptional regulator: protein MRKAYLGEFEELVLLTTAILNGEAYGVSVAKELKKLSGRSVSIAAVHISLHRLLDKGLVNSHMGGATMSRGGRRKRIFTVTVAGKHILQEIHDTRNQMWEMLPKTSFNLEPGFKD from the coding sequence ATGCGAAAAGCCTACCTGGGAGAATTTGAAGAACTGGTATTACTCACTACTGCCATTCTCAATGGAGAAGCCTACGGCGTATCGGTAGCCAAGGAGTTAAAGAAGCTCTCTGGCCGCTCGGTTAGCATTGCTGCCGTACATATTTCCTTGCACCGCTTATTAGACAAAGGACTGGTCAACTCTCATATGGGAGGTGCCACCATGTCCAGAGGAGGCCGCAGAAAGAGAATATTTACTGTCACGGTAGCCGGAAAACACATCCTGCAAGAGATTCATGATACCCGCAACCAGATGTGGGAGATGTTACCTAAAACATCATTTAATCTGGAACCAGGATTTAAGGATTAG
- a CDS encoding efflux RND transporter periplasmic adaptor subunit yields the protein MNTDRPLEQSVIRKTQMKRSVQWLGAIAIALAVIFWFVAWVSPSVQRTQIRTAKVERGDLEATITATGLVVPEFEQVISSPIDTRILRILKKAGDTIHPQEPILLLDLETAMLAYEKVNDHLALKVNQQHQLRATLENQLIKVNSQIKVKQLDLAAKKLKVEQNEPLYHSKYISKSDFDAIVLDYKSAQEQLHELVETKKNLESTEKLQQEGVDLEIKIYKSERTLLKQELELATTKAEKGGILTWVTLSEGATIRKGDVIAKVADLHTYRVDATISDIHANRLTTGMPVRVKINEKFLNGTVSNILPTIENGIVRAQITLEDKSNTLLRSNMRVDVYVVTASKQNVLKVKKGLFASTEGKSEVFVIRNGKAEKTVITPGIFNFDYQEIVSGLAEGDEIIISDMSQFAHLKELKVK from the coding sequence ATGAATACTGATCGGCCTCTCGAGCAAAGTGTAATCCGCAAAACCCAGATGAAAAGAAGTGTACAATGGCTGGGAGCTATTGCTATCGCTTTGGCTGTTATATTCTGGTTTGTGGCCTGGGTTTCTCCCTCTGTGCAGCGGACTCAGATTCGTACGGCCAAAGTAGAAAGAGGTGATCTGGAAGCGACTATTACTGCTACCGGCTTGGTGGTTCCTGAATTTGAGCAAGTGATTTCCAGTCCTATAGATACCCGTATTTTGAGGATTCTGAAAAAAGCTGGAGATACCATTCATCCGCAGGAACCTATTCTACTGCTTGATCTGGAAACAGCTATGCTGGCTTACGAAAAAGTAAATGACCACCTGGCATTAAAAGTAAATCAGCAACATCAACTCAGGGCTACGCTTGAGAACCAACTCATCAAAGTGAATAGCCAGATTAAAGTGAAACAACTGGACCTAGCCGCTAAAAAATTAAAAGTAGAGCAAAACGAACCGCTGTATCATTCCAAGTATATCTCCAAAAGCGATTTCGATGCTATTGTGCTGGATTACAAATCCGCCCAGGAACAATTACATGAACTGGTAGAAACCAAAAAGAATCTGGAATCTACAGAAAAATTGCAGCAGGAAGGTGTAGACCTGGAAATCAAAATATATAAGAGTGAAAGAACCTTACTGAAACAAGAACTGGAGCTGGCCACTACCAAAGCTGAAAAGGGAGGTATCCTGACCTGGGTCACGTTATCAGAAGGCGCTACCATCCGCAAAGGCGATGTAATTGCCAAAGTAGCCGATTTGCATACCTACCGGGTAGATGCCACCATTTCAGATATTCATGCCAACCGCCTCACTACCGGCATGCCAGTCCGGGTGAAAATCAATGAAAAATTCCTGAATGGCACTGTATCTAACATTCTACCGACTATCGAAAATGGCATTGTACGGGCACAAATCACCCTGGAAGATAAATCGAATACGCTTTTGCGCTCCAATATGCGGGTGGATGTATATGTGGTAACAGCTTCTAAACAAAACGTGCTGAAAGTGAAAAAAGGCTTGTTTGCCAGCACCGAAGGTAAATCTGAAGTATTTGTGATCCGGAATGGAAAAGCAGAAAAAACGGTAATTACTCCCGGTATTTTCAATTTTGATTACCAGGAAATAGTAAGCGGCCTGGCTGAAGGAGATGAAATCATCATTTCCGACATGAGCCAATTCGCACACTTAAAAGAATTGAAAGTAAAATAG
- a CDS encoding nuclear transport factor 2 family protein: protein MKSNAAYSPVSSQEKQILQAAYQAFNVRDVDRVLTLMSPDVDWPNGMEGGYVKGHAQVKAYWLRQWTMVNPSVQPVSFQKDEKGRIIVEVDQVVKDLSDNILLDGKILHVYNLEAGLIQHMKIRHPAVEK from the coding sequence ATGAAGTCCAACGCTGCTTATTCACCAGTTAGCTCACAAGAGAAACAAATCCTGCAGGCTGCTTATCAAGCTTTCAATGTCCGCGATGTTGATCGTGTACTCACCCTAATGAGCCCAGATGTAGACTGGCCGAATGGAATGGAAGGCGGTTATGTAAAAGGGCATGCTCAGGTAAAAGCCTATTGGTTGAGGCAATGGACAATGGTAAATCCTAGTGTCCAGCCGGTTAGTTTCCAGAAAGATGAAAAGGGAAGAATTATAGTGGAAGTTGATCAAGTGGTAAAGGATTTATCAGACAATATTCTCCTTGATGGAAAAATTCTTCATGTGTACAATCTGGAAGCAGGATTAATTCAACATATGAAAATCCGCCATCCAGCAGTAGAAAAATAA
- a CDS encoding ABC transporter permease → MIRHIFKLIWNRRKANFLIMTEIFFSFIVLYAVVTMAVFYLDNKKDPLGFTYENQWVVEIDTKGSSNISKLASFRQLFANLRTMDEVVSVSGMSITPFSSNNWNGSTSIKGKRYDYEATGGTDDLVQTLDLHITRGRWFTPDDGMSNKNPVVINEHFAQAVFGAEDPIGKPLFDLNNTDKPTEIVGVITNYKKDGEYAASTNFYFERMTLQDTTGRIPETLVIKVRPGTTAQFEEKLSRLLQGTVKEWTFSVESLTREREDKISMYITPLIVASLIAAFLIAMVALGLIGIIWQNVMGRISEIGLRRATGATKKDINWQILGELLMITSLGMLAALILVIQFPILGVLSFVSTKVYIIALLISVLSIYAVTVLCGIYPSMLATKIQPTEALHAE, encoded by the coding sequence ATGATACGGCATATATTTAAACTCATCTGGAACCGCAGAAAAGCCAACTTTCTGATCATGACGGAAATATTCTTTTCTTTTATCGTACTCTATGCCGTAGTGACCATGGCCGTGTTTTATCTCGATAATAAAAAAGATCCTTTAGGTTTTACCTACGAAAATCAATGGGTTGTAGAAATAGATACAAAAGGGAGTAGCAATATAAGTAAGTTAGCTTCATTCCGTCAGCTCTTTGCTAATCTGCGTACCATGGACGAAGTAGTGTCTGTATCCGGGATGTCCATTACTCCATTTAGTTCAAATAACTGGAATGGTTCTACTTCAATTAAAGGAAAAAGGTACGATTATGAAGCAACAGGCGGAACTGATGACCTTGTGCAGACGCTCGATTTACATATAACCAGAGGCAGGTGGTTTACGCCGGATGATGGGATGAGTAATAAAAACCCGGTTGTGATTAATGAACATTTTGCCCAGGCCGTTTTTGGCGCAGAAGATCCTATTGGTAAACCTTTATTTGATCTGAATAATACTGATAAACCTACCGAAATTGTTGGCGTGATTACTAACTATAAGAAGGATGGTGAATATGCAGCGTCTACCAATTTTTACTTCGAGCGAATGACTTTGCAGGATACAACAGGCCGCATTCCTGAAACCCTGGTGATAAAAGTTCGTCCCGGCACCACGGCTCAGTTTGAGGAAAAGCTATCCAGATTATTACAAGGCACTGTGAAGGAATGGACGTTTAGCGTAGAATCACTCACCCGTGAAAGGGAAGATAAAATCAGTATGTACATTACTCCACTGATTGTTGCCAGTTTAATCGCTGCCTTCCTGATTGCCATGGTAGCCTTGGGTTTAATAGGCATTATCTGGCAGAATGTAATGGGCCGTATCAGCGAAATTGGCTTACGCCGGGCAACAGGTGCTACCAAAAAGGATATTAACTGGCAAATTTTAGGAGAACTACTGATGATAACCAGCTTAGGAATGCTGGCTGCATTAATACTGGTGATACAATTTCCGATTCTGGGTGTGTTGAGTTTTGTATCTACGAAAGTGTACATAATTGCACTTTTGATTTCGGTACTATCTATTTATGCAGTAACTGTGCTATGCGGCATTTATCCCAGTATGCTTGCTACCAAAATTCAGCCCACCGAAGCCTTACATGCGGAGTAA
- a CDS encoding ABC transporter ATP-binding protein: MIRLENIEKVYRTDTLETVALSGINLHVKKGEFISIMGPSGSGKSTLLNIMGLLDTASQGMISLNERPIQSHKDSDLAQIRNRELGFIFQKFHLINDLRAVDNVEIPLLYRSMSNRERHKLAEDALQRVGLISRAKHFPSQLSGGQQQRVAIARAIVGKPSILFADEPTGNLDSQMSEEIMEILKELNRKEQTTIIMVTHDKRMADMTDRIVRIFDGRQVA, from the coding sequence ATGATCCGCTTAGAAAACATCGAAAAAGTATACCGCACTGATACCCTGGAAACAGTAGCTTTATCGGGAATTAACCTGCATGTAAAAAAGGGAGAATTTATTTCCATTATGGGTCCTTCCGGCTCCGGTAAATCCACTTTGCTCAATATTATGGGCTTACTGGATACGGCTTCTCAAGGAATGATCAGCCTGAATGAACGTCCGATTCAATCGCACAAAGACAGTGATCTGGCACAGATCCGCAACCGGGAACTTGGGTTTATCTTCCAGAAATTCCACCTCATTAATGATTTACGGGCGGTGGATAATGTGGAGATTCCCCTACTCTATCGCAGTATGTCGAATCGTGAAAGGCATAAACTGGCTGAAGATGCTTTACAACGGGTGGGTTTAATTTCCAGAGCCAAACATTTTCCTTCCCAGTTATCTGGTGGACAGCAGCAGAGAGTGGCAATTGCCAGAGCGATTGTAGGAAAACCCAGCATCTTGTTTGCCGATGAGCCTACCGGAAACCTCGATAGCCAGATGAGCGAGGAGATTATGGAAATATTGAAAGAGCTGAACCGCAAGGAGCAAACCACGATCATTATGGTTACCCACGATAAACGCATGGCCGACATGACCGACCGCATTGTTCGTATTTTCGATGGCAGACAAGTAGCGTAA
- a CDS encoding ABC transporter permease yields MNHYHKSPQPPKWATTLLEWRCPDELLEEIGGDLQELFEEQVEEIGEKQARKEYMLAVLRYLQPFAFKHQPKIYPSTNYTTMFQNYITVALRHLKRNRVFSIINISGLSLGLACCMLIFLYTKDEVSYDRFHDNNPNIYRITKKFIKPGNSSESKDSNTGYLQGPIFASGVPEIQSFVRFQSHRRDIKLGNDINSQEVFLTDPDFFSVFTFPLLAGNPKTALQEPPSVVISEDMARKHFGSTDVVGKTLLLKDSYDSNSQFEPYAVTGVARKSPQNSSIKFDVLLPIIVKNDEIANKENWFNSFLNTFVVLQSGADIKSVEATMDRVYQADAKEGMRIIAERFGMKDKTVYALQPFTDMHLNKELPAQNGLVDSSNPMFSYILSGIALFILLIACINFINLTVARSLKRAKEIGVRKVIGGDRTHLMIQFLGESFVLCFIAFVLAILLVQLALPTFNQLSNKALALSYLFDAKLVLGYIGLFLITGLLAGFYPAVVLSSYNPVQTLYSRFKLSGKNYLQKILVILQFSLASFLIMGTLTIYSQFNYLTTRELGYDDKNVIGISKSNLTPKEAQLFRQELLKNPAFVEVAPKNGGNWYTIAKINGDIQINFKYETVDQAYLPLFNIPIVQGRNFSADFPADSTQSVLVNETFVKKAEWKDPIGQEVNFWYDNNQKYKVIGVVKDHHFEALNTEIKPQLFTMKPSNGYGMAFIKIKPGTETSSLNHLEKTYKQLFPINPYSYEFKSEENLKAYEAEAKWKQIILFGTVLTIFISCIGLFGLATLSAERRTKEIGIRKVLGASVTSIVQLLTWDFLKLVSFSFLFAFPAAWYAMQQWLQNYPYQVDIKDWAFILTAGVVILVAFFTVSFQSIKAARINPAKNLRSE; encoded by the coding sequence ATGAACCACTATCATAAATCACCTCAACCACCAAAATGGGCTACCACACTGCTGGAATGGCGCTGTCCGGATGAATTACTGGAAGAAATCGGGGGTGACTTGCAGGAATTATTTGAAGAACAAGTAGAAGAAATCGGGGAAAAGCAGGCCAGAAAAGAATATATGCTCGCTGTACTCAGGTATCTACAGCCATTTGCTTTTAAACATCAACCTAAAATCTATCCATCGACAAATTATACAACTATGTTTCAGAATTATATAACGGTTGCCTTGCGGCATTTGAAGCGGAACCGGGTGTTCTCAATTATTAATATTTCCGGTCTGAGTTTAGGCCTTGCCTGCTGTATGCTTATTTTCCTCTATACCAAAGATGAAGTCAGCTATGACCGCTTTCATGACAACAACCCGAATATCTACCGGATCACTAAAAAATTTATTAAACCCGGGAACAGTTCAGAATCTAAAGATAGTAATACAGGATACCTGCAAGGACCTATCTTTGCAAGTGGTGTACCCGAAATTCAATCCTTTGTCCGTTTTCAGTCGCACCGGAGAGATATAAAACTAGGGAATGATATTAATAGCCAGGAAGTATTTCTGACCGATCCTGATTTCTTCTCAGTATTTACTTTTCCTCTGCTGGCTGGCAATCCTAAAACTGCTTTACAGGAGCCTCCTTCGGTAGTGATTTCAGAGGATATGGCCAGAAAGCATTTTGGCAGCACAGATGTGGTAGGTAAAACACTTCTACTCAAAGATTCTTACGATTCAAACAGCCAGTTTGAACCGTATGCCGTTACAGGAGTTGCCAGAAAAAGTCCTCAGAATTCCTCCATTAAGTTTGATGTATTATTGCCAATCATTGTAAAAAACGATGAGATAGCCAATAAGGAAAACTGGTTCAATTCATTTTTAAACACGTTTGTGGTACTCCAGTCAGGTGCAGATATAAAATCCGTAGAGGCTACTATGGATCGGGTATATCAGGCTGATGCGAAAGAAGGCATGCGGATAATAGCCGAAAGGTTCGGCATGAAAGATAAAACCGTGTATGCCTTACAACCTTTTACCGATATGCACTTGAACAAAGAACTACCAGCACAAAACGGACTGGTAGACAGCAGCAATCCTATGTTTTCTTATATTTTATCTGGTATTGCACTTTTCATTCTACTCATTGCCTGCATCAATTTTATAAATCTGACCGTAGCCCGTTCACTGAAACGGGCCAAAGAGATAGGGGTGCGGAAAGTGATAGGCGGCGACAGAACGCACTTGATGATACAGTTTCTGGGCGAGTCGTTTGTGTTGTGTTTTATAGCCTTTGTGCTGGCCATTCTGCTGGTTCAATTGGCGCTTCCTACTTTTAATCAGCTTTCCAATAAAGCCCTGGCGCTCTCCTATTTATTCGATGCTAAATTAGTACTGGGTTACATTGGCCTTTTCCTGATTACCGGATTACTCGCCGGATTTTATCCTGCGGTCGTATTATCCAGCTACAATCCTGTTCAGACTTTATACAGCCGCTTTAAACTTTCTGGCAAAAATTATCTGCAGAAGATATTGGTAATACTTCAATTTTCGCTGGCTTCTTTTCTGATCATGGGTACTCTCACCATCTATTCCCAATTTAATTATTTAACCACCAGAGAATTAGGGTATGATGATAAGAATGTAATTGGTATCAGTAAATCAAATTTAACGCCTAAAGAAGCCCAGCTATTCCGGCAGGAATTATTAAAAAATCCCGCTTTTGTGGAAGTAGCGCCAAAAAATGGAGGAAACTGGTATACTATTGCCAAAATTAACGGAGATATTCAAATCAACTTCAAGTATGAAACGGTAGATCAGGCGTATCTGCCCTTATTCAACATACCTATTGTTCAGGGACGCAATTTTTCTGCTGATTTTCCTGCCGATTCTACCCAGTCGGTGCTGGTGAATGAAACTTTTGTTAAAAAAGCAGAATGGAAAGATCCTATCGGGCAAGAAGTGAATTTCTGGTATGATAACAATCAAAAATACAAAGTGATTGGCGTAGTAAAAGACCATCATTTTGAAGCGTTAAATACAGAAATTAAACCGCAGCTATTCACCATGAAACCGTCAAATGGCTATGGCATGGCGTTTATCAAAATCAAACCAGGTACCGAAACCAGCAGCCTGAACCATCTTGAAAAAACCTATAAGCAATTATTTCCGATCAATCCATACAGCTACGAGTTTAAATCCGAGGAAAACCTGAAAGCCTACGAAGCCGAAGCTAAATGGAAACAGATCATTCTCTTCGGAACTGTACTTACCATTTTTATTTCCTGCATCGGTTTGTTTGGCCTGGCTACCCTATCTGCCGAACGGCGGACGAAAGAAATTGGCATCCGCAAAGTATTAGGAGCTTCGGTAACAAGTATTGTACAATTGCTAACCTGGGATTTTCTGAAATTGGTGAGTTTCTCTTTTCTATTTGCTTTTCCAGCTGCCTGGTATGCCATGCAACAATGGCTTCAAAACTATCCTTATCAGGTAGATATAAAAGATTGGGCGTTTATCCTGACGGCTGGAGTGGTTATTTTGGTTGCTTTCTTTACAGTGAGTTTCCAAAGTATTAAAGCTGCCAGAATCAATCCGGCAAAAAATCTGCGATCTGAATAA